A genomic segment from Castor canadensis chromosome 1, mCasCan1.hap1v2, whole genome shotgun sequence encodes:
- the Harbi1 gene encoding putative nuclease HARBI1 has translation MAIPITVLDCDLLLYGRGHRTLDRFKLDDVTDEYLMSMYGFPRQFIYYLVELLGASLSRPTQRSRAISPETQILAALGFYTSGSFQTRMGDAIGISQASMSRCVANVTEALVERASQFIHFPADEASMQALKDEFYGLAGMPGVIGVIDCIHVAIKAPNAEDLSYVNRKGLHSLNCLLVCDIRGALMTVETNWPGSLQDYAVLQQSSLNSQFEAGMHKDSWLLGDSSFFLRTWLMTPLHIPETPAEYRYNRAHSATHSVIEKTLRTLYSRFRCLDGSKGALQYSPEKSSHIILACCVLHNISLEHGMDVWSSPVTGPIGQPPEEEYEHMESLDLEADRIRQELMLTHFS, from the exons ATGGCTATACCAATAACAGTGCTTGACTGTGATCTCTTGCTATATGGCCGAGGTCACCGGACTTTGGACCGTTTTAAGCTGGATGATGTGACTGATGAATATTTGATGTCCATGTATGGGTTTCCCAGACAGTTCATTTATTATTTGGTGGAGCTCCTGGGGGCAAGTCTTTCTAGACCTACTCAGCGATCGAGGGCTATTAGCCCTGAGACACAGATCCTTGCAGCATTGGGCTTTTATACCTCAGGTTCCTTCCAGACTCGGATGGGAGATGCTATTGGAATCAGTCAGGCCTCTATGAGTCGCTGTGTTGCCAATGTCACCGAAGCACTTGTGGAAAGGGCCTCACAGTTCATTCATTTTCCAGCTGATGAAGCCTCCATGCAAGCTCTGAAGGATGAATTCTATGGGTTGGCAGGAATGCCAGGAGTGATAGGGGTGATTGACTGTATCCACGTGGCGATCAAGGCACCAAACGCAGAAGACCTCTCCTATGTGAACCGCAAAGGACTGCATTCTTTAAACTGCCTGTTGGTGTGTGATATCAGAGGAGCACTGATGACTGTGGAGACAAACTGGCCAGGCAGTCTACAGGACTATGCTGTGCTGCAGCAGTCTTCTCTAAATAGTCAGTTTGAAGCTGGGATGCACAAAGACAGCTGGCTCCTGG GTGACAGTTCATTCTTTCTCCGCACCTGGCTCATGACCCCACTTCACATTCCTGAAACTCCAGCAGAATATCGCTACAATAGGGCCCATTCTGCAACTCACAGTGTGATTGAGAAGACTTTGAGAACTCTCTACTCCCGTTTCCGCTGCCTAGATGGATCCAAGGGGGCACTGCAGTACTCACCAGAAAAGTCCAGCCACATCATCTTGGCTTGTTGTGTCCTCCACAACATCTCCTTGGAGCATGGGATGGATGTTTGGTCCTCTCCAGTGACAGGACCCATCGGACAGCCCCCTGAGGAAGAGTATGAGCACATGGAATCCCTGGACTTAGAGGCTGACCGCATCCGTCAGGAGCTTATGCTCACTCATTTTAGCTAA